The following coding sequences lie in one Synechococcus sp. PCC 7336 genomic window:
- a CDS encoding thioesterase family protein — MTSHWFEYPIRVHPHHTDYGGIVWHGKYVAWLEETRVEVLRHLQMPFERFVQADVNLVVADMSLRYRRPLTMGADAVVLARPEQPKGVRLPWLYELRSRDRHTLYLESTVQLAAVKVSNGQIYRRLPEQLRVLYDRMEGMLLASDVVLS, encoded by the coding sequence ATGACCTCCCATTGGTTTGAATATCCCATTCGCGTCCATCCCCATCACACCGATTATGGCGGCATTGTCTGGCACGGCAAATACGTGGCTTGGTTGGAGGAGACGCGGGTGGAGGTGTTGCGGCACCTGCAGATGCCATTCGAGCGATTTGTGCAGGCGGATGTGAATTTGGTGGTCGCCGATATGTCGCTGCGCTATCGCCGTCCTTTGACGATGGGGGCTGATGCAGTGGTGTTGGCGAGGCCGGAGCAGCCCAAAGGGGTGCGGTTGCCTTGGCTGTACGAGTTGCGATCGCGCGATCGTCACACCCTCTATCTAGAGTCGACCGTGCAGTTAGCTGCGGTGAAGGTCAGTAACGGTCAGATCTATCGACGCCTGCCAGAGCAGTTACGAGTCCTTTACGATCGCATGGAGGGAATGTTGTTGGCGTCGGATGTGGTGTTGAGCTAG
- a CDS encoding glycosyltransferase, which produces MRKLYFLLPGTTQKFGSGGLWAELKLAELARQFCEAEIVTYRQRESDRPFLEDVLATEDLAHCTFVASWGFDVKRLVARLKHCNVVYHAHSSGYGFNLPVAVPIVAASRNTMGYWGQKSPHSPIFYLPNAIGQEFCDRHQARDIDVLVQTRKTSSYVLEQLVPALSQFCRVELLDRYVEDLAGLFNRARIYVYDSAEYWAASGVTEGFGLPPMEAMACGCWVFSSVNSALADYLDPGFNCEKIAVYSLDCDLRRIQAALQGRRSQVDAAFFEDYRAEAVAKKLGAILVEIDAFFDYRTGDRLPQLTRWRLGQLWWQQKWGKLRRKIGR; this is translated from the coding sequence GTGAGAAAGCTATATTTCCTATTGCCTGGAACCACCCAGAAATTTGGCAGTGGCGGCTTGTGGGCGGAGCTGAAGCTAGCGGAATTAGCAAGGCAGTTTTGCGAGGCGGAGATTGTCACCTATCGGCAACGGGAAAGCGATCGCCCTTTTTTAGAGGACGTGCTCGCCACTGAAGACTTGGCCCACTGCACGTTTGTCGCAAGCTGGGGATTCGATGTCAAGCGTTTGGTGGCGAGACTCAAACACTGCAATGTTGTTTATCATGCCCACAGCTCGGGCTATGGCTTCAATTTGCCGGTGGCGGTGCCGATTGTGGCGGCGAGTCGAAACACGATGGGGTATTGGGGACAAAAGTCACCGCATTCGCCCATTTTCTACCTGCCCAACGCCATTGGGCAAGAGTTTTGCGATCGCCATCAAGCCCGAGACATCGATGTACTCGTTCAAACCCGCAAAACCTCCAGTTACGTATTAGAGCAATTGGTACCCGCTCTGAGTCAGTTCTGTCGCGTCGAATTGCTGGATCGCTATGTGGAGGATCTGGCGGGGCTATTCAATCGCGCCAGGATTTATGTGTACGATTCAGCGGAATATTGGGCTGCGAGTGGGGTGACGGAGGGGTTTGGCTTGCCGCCGATGGAGGCGATGGCTTGCGGATGCTGGGTGTTTTCGAGTGTGAATAGCGCACTGGCGGATTATCTCGATCCGGGCTTTAACTGCGAAAAAATTGCAGTGTATTCGCTCGATTGCGACCTGCGGCGGATTCAGGCTGCTTTGCAGGGAAGGAGATCGCAGGTGGATGCTGCTTTTTTTGAGGACTATCGAGCTGAGGCAGTGGCGAAGAAATTGGGGGCGATTTTAGTCGAGATCGATGCGTTTTTCGATTATCGGACAGGCGATCGCCTGCCCCAACTGACTCGCTGGCGGTTGGGGCAGTTGTGGTGGCAGCAAAAGTGGGGCAAGCTGCGGCGGAAGATAGGGCGATAG
- a CDS encoding high light inducible protein yields MDSQETRFGFTAFSEKWNGRLAMLGFVIGIATELLTGEGILTQIGLL; encoded by the coding sequence ATGGACTCTCAAGAAACCCGCTTTGGCTTCACCGCCTTCTCCGAAAAGTGGAATGGCCGCCTGGCAATGTTAGGCTTTGTGATTGGCATTGCTACCGAGCTGTTGACTGGCGAAGGTATCCTGACTCAGATCGGCCTACTCTAG